One region of Carya illinoinensis cultivar Pawnee chromosome 8, C.illinoinensisPawnee_v1, whole genome shotgun sequence genomic DNA includes:
- the LOC122318010 gene encoding G2/mitotic-specific cyclin-2-like isoform X2, whose translation MVITDENNPDLNKPTNLQGGIEMGNRKFGQEIIQNRRALNVINQGLVGGRAYPYVVNKRALSEKHEICGKKQSDPVHRPITRKFAAQIANTQPACPPETKKANQSASNGFGASIFVDEEHNSHKEDQPVPMFLEQTEAMPSETDETEEVEMEDIAEDPFMDIDSCDAKNPLAVVDYIEDLYAYYRKMESFSCVSPNYMAQQCDINERMRSILIDWLIEVHDKFELMNETLFLTVNIIDRFLSQQTVVRKKLQLVGLVAMLLACKYEEVSVPIVGDLILISDKAYTRKEESLMLNTLQFNMSVPTPYVFMRRFLKAAQSDKTLEQLSFFLIELSFVEYEMLRFPPSLLAAAAIYTAQCTLNGFKQWSKTCEWHTSYSEDKLLDCSRLMVGFHQKAATGKLTGVHRKYSTSKFGYTAKSEPAHFLLDTQL comes from the exons ATGGTTATTACTGACGAGAACAATCCCGATTTGAACAAGCCCACCAATCTTCAAG gAGGGATAGAGATGGGTAATAGAAAGTTCGGTCAGGAGATTATCCAGAACAGAAGGGCTTTAAATGTCATTAATCAGGGTTTAGTGGGAGGTCGAGCATACCCTTATGTAGTCAACAAAAGAGCCTTGTCAGA AAAACATGAAATCTGCGGAAAAAAGCAGTCTGATCCAGTGCATCGACCGATTACGAG GAAGTTCGCCGCACAAATTGCAAATACGCAGCCAGCTTGTCCCCCG GAAACCAAGAAAGCGAACCAATCAGCCTCGAATGGATTTGGAGCCTCCATCTTTGTAGACGAGGAACACAACTCACATAAAGAAGACCAACCAGTGCCCATGTTTTTAGAACAAACGGAAGCAATGCCTAGTGAAACTGATGAGACG GAGGAGGTTGAAATGGAGGATATAGCTGAGGACCCGTTCATGGATATTGACAGCTGCGATGCGAAGAATCCACTTGCAGTTGTGGACTATATTGAAGATCTGTATGCCTATTACAGAAAAATGGAG AGTTTTAGTTGCGTCTCACCAAACTATATGGCACAACAATGTGACATTAATGAGAGGATGAGATCCATACTGATTGATTGGCTTATTGAG GTACACGACAAGTTTGAACTCATGAACGAGACATTGTTCCTAACAGTTAACATTATAGACAGATTTTTATCCCAGCAAACAGTGGTAAGAAAGAAACTTCAGTTGGTTGGTTTGGTTGCCATGCTCTTGGCATGCAAGTACGAGGAGGTTTCTGTTCCTATAGTTGGGGATTTGATTCTTATATCAGACAAAGCTTACACAAGGAAGGAG GAGAGCTTGATGCTAAACACATTGCAGTTCAACATGTCAGTTCCAACCCCATATGTTTTCATGCGAAGGTTCCTCAAGGCTGCTCAATCGGACAAAACG CTTGAGCAACTGTCCTTCTTCTTAATTGAGCTTTCGTTTGTGGAGTATGAGATGCTCAGGTTCCCACCATCTTTATTAGCAGCTGCTGCCATCTATACTGCTCAATGTACTCTTAACGGGTTCAAGCAGTGGAGTAAGACCTGTGAATGGCATACCAGCTACTCAGAAGATAAGCTATT GGACTGCTCAAGACTAATGGTAGGTTTCCATCAAAAGGCAGCAACAGGGAAACTCACAGGGGTACATAGGAAATACTCTACATCTAAGTTTGGCTATACTGCAAAATCTGAACCAGCTCATTTTCTTTTGGATACCCAACTATAG
- the LOC122318010 gene encoding G2/mitotic-specific cyclin-2-like isoform X1: MVITDENNPDLNKPTNLQGGIEMGNRKFGQEIIQNRRALNVINQGLVGGRAYPYVVNKRALSEKHEICGKKQSDPVHRPITRKFAAQIANTQPACPPETKKANQSASNGFGASIFVDEEHNSHKEDQPVPMFLEQTEAMPSETDETEEVEMEDIAEDPFMDIDSCDAKNPLAVVDYIEDLYAYYRKMESFSCVSPNYMAQQCDINERMRSILIDWLIEVHDKFELMNETLFLTVNIIDRFLSQQTVVRKKLQLVGLVAMLLACKYEEVSVPIVGDLILISDKAYTRKEVLDMESLMLNTLQFNMSVPTPYVFMRRFLKAAQSDKTLEQLSFFLIELSFVEYEMLRFPPSLLAAAAIYTAQCTLNGFKQWSKTCEWHTSYSEDKLLDCSRLMVGFHQKAATGKLTGVHRKYSTSKFGYTAKSEPAHFLLDTQL; encoded by the exons ATGGTTATTACTGACGAGAACAATCCCGATTTGAACAAGCCCACCAATCTTCAAG gAGGGATAGAGATGGGTAATAGAAAGTTCGGTCAGGAGATTATCCAGAACAGAAGGGCTTTAAATGTCATTAATCAGGGTTTAGTGGGAGGTCGAGCATACCCTTATGTAGTCAACAAAAGAGCCTTGTCAGA AAAACATGAAATCTGCGGAAAAAAGCAGTCTGATCCAGTGCATCGACCGATTACGAG GAAGTTCGCCGCACAAATTGCAAATACGCAGCCAGCTTGTCCCCCG GAAACCAAGAAAGCGAACCAATCAGCCTCGAATGGATTTGGAGCCTCCATCTTTGTAGACGAGGAACACAACTCACATAAAGAAGACCAACCAGTGCCCATGTTTTTAGAACAAACGGAAGCAATGCCTAGTGAAACTGATGAGACG GAGGAGGTTGAAATGGAGGATATAGCTGAGGACCCGTTCATGGATATTGACAGCTGCGATGCGAAGAATCCACTTGCAGTTGTGGACTATATTGAAGATCTGTATGCCTATTACAGAAAAATGGAG AGTTTTAGTTGCGTCTCACCAAACTATATGGCACAACAATGTGACATTAATGAGAGGATGAGATCCATACTGATTGATTGGCTTATTGAG GTACACGACAAGTTTGAACTCATGAACGAGACATTGTTCCTAACAGTTAACATTATAGACAGATTTTTATCCCAGCAAACAGTGGTAAGAAAGAAACTTCAGTTGGTTGGTTTGGTTGCCATGCTCTTGGCATGCAAGTACGAGGAGGTTTCTGTTCCTATAGTTGGGGATTTGATTCTTATATCAGACAAAGCTTACACAAGGAAGGAGGTTCTGGATATg GAGAGCTTGATGCTAAACACATTGCAGTTCAACATGTCAGTTCCAACCCCATATGTTTTCATGCGAAGGTTCCTCAAGGCTGCTCAATCGGACAAAACG CTTGAGCAACTGTCCTTCTTCTTAATTGAGCTTTCGTTTGTGGAGTATGAGATGCTCAGGTTCCCACCATCTTTATTAGCAGCTGCTGCCATCTATACTGCTCAATGTACTCTTAACGGGTTCAAGCAGTGGAGTAAGACCTGTGAATGGCATACCAGCTACTCAGAAGATAAGCTATT GGACTGCTCAAGACTAATGGTAGGTTTCCATCAAAAGGCAGCAACAGGGAAACTCACAGGGGTACATAGGAAATACTCTACATCTAAGTTTGGCTATACTGCAAAATCTGAACCAGCTCATTTTCTTTTGGATACCCAACTATAG
- the LOC122274718 gene encoding uncharacterized protein LOC122274718 — protein sequence MRGEWNELQTLFLKYCPYAYHLHCWAYKLQLALVATSREAKHVHQSFVHLTSIINIVIGSSKRHDELQSAQAAETESLITSNEIETGKGANQIGTLQQAGDTRWGSHFQYVCSLMRMFNVICSIINTISNEGSNYSQRGDAEATYMVLTSFEFILILHMMKKIMGITNALCQSLQQNFQYILNAMSLVSTTKVLIQNLRDDKWESLLTNVKSFCEKHQIDIPDMNDQYTRVRGKSRRQVDKSMEYHFRINIFTATIDFKLQELNNRFNDHTMELLILSAALNPKGAYKSFKIDDICKLVEKFYPQDFTEQEKFLLRIQLQHYELDVPMHLDFQYMSTLFELCRGLAISEKSKIYYLIDRLIRLILTLPVSTATTERAFSTMKLIKTRLHTRMEDEFLADHLLVYIEKEIVKNFISEMIIDEFYSIKDRCRA from the coding sequence ATGCGCGGTGAATGGAATGAATTACAAactttatttcttaaatattgtCCCTATGCATATCATTTGCATTGTTGGGCTTATAAACTACAATTAGCTTTAGTAGCAACCTCTAGAGAAGCCAAACATGTTCATCAATCTTTTGTCCATTTGACATCCATTATCAATATTGTTATTGGTTCTTCTAAACGCCATGATGAATTACAATCTGCTCAAGCTGCTGAAACTGAAAGTTTGATTACTTCTAATGAGATTGAGACTGGGAAAGGGGCAAATCAAATTGGCACGCTACAACAAGCTGGAGATACTAGATGGGGATCtcattttcaatatgtttgtagcTTGATGAGGATGTTCAATGTTATTTGCTCAATTATCAATACTATTTCAAATGAGGGATCAAATTATTCTCAACGTGGTGATGCTGAAGCGACTTATATGGTATTAACatcttttgaatttattctgaTATTACATATGATGAAAAAAATCATGGGAATCACTAATGCACTTTGCCAATCTttgcaacaaaattttcaatatattttgaaTGCCATGAGCCTAGTTTCAACCACAAAAGTGCTCATTCAAAATCTGAGAGATGATAAGTGGGAGTCTTTGCTTACTAATGTTAAATCATTTTGTGAAAAACACCAAATTGATATTCCTGATATGAATGACCAGTATACTAGAGTTCGAGGCAAATCTCGTCGTCAAGTTGACAAGTCAATGGAGTATCATTTTAGGATTAATATATTTACTGCTACAATAGACTTCAAGTTACAAGAATTGAATAATAGATTTAACGACCATACAATGGAACTTCTCATTCTTAGTGCTGCTTTAAACCCTAAAGGTGCatacaaatcatttaaaattgatgatatatGCAAATTGGTTGAGAAGTTTTATCCACAGGATTTTACTGAACAAGAAAAATTTCTTTTGAGAATTCAATTGCAGCATTATGAGCTTGATGTACCGATGCATTTAGATTTTCAATATATGTCTACATTATTTGAGCTATGCAGAGGACTAGCAATTTCAGAAAAGTCgaagatttattatttgattgacAGGTTAATTCGTCTAATATTAACTCTTCCTGTTTCTACTGCTACTACTGAGCGAGCATTTTCTACCATGAAACTTATAAAGACTAGATTGCATACTCGAATGGAAGATGAGTTTCTTGCAGATCATTTGTTAGTTTATATTGAGAAAGAAATTGtcaaaaatttcatttcagAGATGATAATAGATGAATTTTATTCCATAAAAGATCGTTGTCGAGCTTAA